DNA sequence from the Juglans microcarpa x Juglans regia isolate MS1-56 chromosome 5S, Jm3101_v1.0, whole genome shotgun sequence genome:
aatctcataaaacaggCCCAAGTGTCCTCAACCATTGCATGCCAAGAACAGCATCACATCCCCTAAGAGTAgcataaaaaattcaatggtAAACAAGTGTCCTTGCAGCAGAATTTCAGCCCCTTTCAACTTACCAACTCCTTTAATCAACTCGCCATTGGTCACCCTAACTTCGATGTGCTCTTTAGAATTGGGGACCAGTTGGGCCTTAGGAATGACGGTGGGGTCGAGAAAATTATGAGTGCTACCAGTATCTATAAGAATCACCGTTGAATGCCCTTTTCTCTTGCCCAAAACTCTCATAGTCCTCGGACTAAGGGACCACCAATCACATGCAGGGAGATCTCGAGTGCCTCGACCCCCATATAGTGTACAGATGTCCCTTCCTTCTCTAAGGGTTGGTCCTCACTTCCTTCCTATTCAATTTCCCCCTCTAGCTCAAACTGCATACCCTCCATAACATATAGCTTGGCCTTTCTACATCTGTGAGTGAGATTCCACTTCTCCTCGCAATAATAACAAagcctttttttctctcatttccttcatttcatTTGCACTCACCTTTTGAATAGGAAATTTGTTTTTagagggaaaccctttaaatgGTGGGATTTCCTTCCTAAATCCCAAATGAGAGGGACTCGTGCCTCCTCCCCCACTAAAATTCTTTGGAGAAGGGAAATTGTTCTAACTAGCAGTCTTACTAACCCTCTTGGAACTGTTAACATACTCCTCTTGAATTTTAGCAAGGCCAAAGGCTGAATTTAAATTGTGGGGTTTCAACATTCTTAGAAGAAGCCTAATCTTGTCTTTAAGTCCACTAAGGAAATGACTGTGTTTGTAATTCTCAGACAATTCTCTTAATCTATTAGAAAGTACCTCAAACTGGGTCATATAGGCTGCCATCACGGTGGACTGTCTCAACCTAGTAATAGCCTCCATAGGGTCATCATACGATGAGCTCCCAAATCTGATTTGCAAGGCTTGAACAAATGCATCCCAATTATGAAAACTACATGTCTCATCTACATCCCGAAACCAAACTAATGCATCTCCTTCTATATAAAATGAagacattaaattttttttatgatctcgCATTGGATTTAGGGCAAAATAGTGGTTCACCTTGTACACCCACCCTGTGGGGTTTCTCTATCAAATCTGGGAAAATCCAATTTAATAGCCCTAAATTGCATCCCCTTATGAGCTCCTCCCCCATCGATTTGTGATTCCTGATCATTCCCCCTACTGTACTTGGTGATTTCGTGAATGTTGGTGACCCCCATTTAAGGATTCCGACAATAAATCCAACTTTTTGGCTATATCATCCAATGATTTTTTATGGTTTTCTACTCTCTGTTCCTGCAGGTCTTGGTGTTGCTTCATACCCATTACCAGCTTCTCTAGTTCTTTGTATCGAGTACCATCTGCCATGGCTAAATTCCAATCCACAAGATCTTGCTGCTCCGATGCCAGTTGATGAGGACCCACAATgcaatataagaaaataatcgAACAGTAGAACAATCACTGATTTTCGGGAAACCAGTACCTCCGAGAAATGGCTAAAGCCTATGCATTCATTGATAGATTAGAACGTAGAACATTCCTCCGTTTAGTAGTTTAGGTATAACTGAATTACAGAAAGATGATAATGCCCCCATAATGGGCTGAGACCCAACAGATAACTAAAGGAAGAAATAACCCATAACAGCTAACCCACAGCTGAATCACCAGCCCAGCCCATGGCCTACAAGACATATCTAAACTGAACTGAAACAACTAAAGAACTAAACCAAAGTCTTCAGGCTCTGAGATCTCCTTCGTCTCCAGTACACAAGCCAAAGGGTTAGGAGAAACCTAGATCTGTAACAgagattttcaataaaataaatctatccGCAAATATGTGAAAAATACGATTTGCGCAATTATGCAAATCTTTAAAAAACACTGAACTTTagcttaaaaaatactttttttttttttttttaatgataaacccTATTATTTTTAAGGAAAAGACTTGCATGTCCATATAtagcattaattatttttccatgACCAATGTATCACAAAAGTGAGACTGACGTGACTAAAAGAAGTATCactcaatttttttctaaaatggagtttgtttgttttcaaaaaacttctcaactcattttatcttatataattattataattttttcaaaatctcatataaaaataatattaaaaaaatatattataataatattttatcaactttttaactttaatctcaactcatctcatcttatctataaaaaaaaaaaaaaaaagttaaatttgagTATTTAAAATGGTTTAATTATAGTCTTATTGTTGACAATACATGCTTAGAATTGAAGTAGGCAATATATCTTTAACTTTATggcttataacttaagtaataagttttattattaaaaatttatttgaaaacatataAAAGACTGCTTAAGAggtagaaatgacataaaagattatttaagtttttaaaaattatgaccatatctttaaaagtataaaaattttaattatctgAAAGTTGTGTAAAAGTTATTATTGTCTAAAAATTATGTATCTTTGTCCATTGATAATCTTTTCattatccataaaaatatgtttgaataaaAGCTCTAACcgtactttttaacttatttgagatgaaatgtattttaatatgtaatctccaaataaactaatttttttattttattattaaagaacTTTCAAGGCTATGTAAAGACTCCTAACACAACACCAAATAGTCCTTTATAGTAAAAAGTTGTCATTTTCGAGCCGCATTTGATACCTTGAATCATACGTGTGATGGGCTTCTTTTTTCAAGAGTAGTATTAGGTCGATGCACATTCATAATCATGGATAATTACATAAGAATAATACTAGAGACAGCTTTAAGATGTGCACGATTTATgcattctatttgaaaaaaaataaggttcattattaaaaaagataatttttttaagtgaattctagatttatctactttttaaaTAGAGTACATTAGACTTGCACACCTTAAaattgcaactatcatttctctataataATACAATGATTTTACTGTTTGAGAAATTCTACATGGAAACCTTATAACACATGCAcctaatcaatatgtgatttgtcatttttgttctttcatcttaatgcttaaataagtgtatttaaatagaatggcaaaaatgataaattagatGTTGAGTGTAGTATAAGTCTTCCTTGTAACATTTGCTTAGTGATCTAAAgcatcatttttcatataaataatatatttgctAGCAAGGCGCTACATGGTTGCAGATCTCTTTCGAAAAGTTGGATTCGAGAGCCTACAAATAAGAATTGGCCGCAGCGTATAGACAGATGGGGTTAATGGCAGGCAGCCATCGATCGACACCCTCACCCATGCCCTTTTGAAGGTGATCATGGCAGCTTTCCTTGGTGAAAAGGCCAGGAAAGCATATATTCGATACTCGAAGCTTTCGGCAAAAACTAGCAGTCTATAATAAAACAGCAGCATTTTCGTCACACTCTCAACCTCAATTTGATACACGTACTAATATCGGTCTTTTACAACTATAGAAGACGGTTAATGATAAAGTTGGAGTAATCACAGAAGATAGTGGGGGGGCAAAAAAGGTTCATTTGGACGGCTGGAAAGGGTTCTAAAGATGAAGTGAGGTTGTCTCAACCTACTTCAGGTTGATGCCTGTGAGCTTTTTTCTGTTTCGAAGCTTGTGCTACTTTGCGTATTAACACAGCGATGTGGATTCCCCATCTTGACATTGccaattacccaagtaccctcTTTCATTGTAggttttgctttttctttttgtttttcttaatgatCAGTGATTGTTTTTAAACTCATTAAGATCTGTGCAAACAACCATCTACTATAGTTCAGCAGATTTCCCAACATGTCAATCGCGTATATAGCTCCATCCAACACCAGATCGAGCACCAAATACTAACACGAACTAAGCTCTTGGAGTTTGATAATTTAGAAAGAGAACAGAGATTCGAGAGAGGGCAGAGTAGTCAATCCAGTGCTGATCAAGGAGTCAAACCCTGCAACATCAAcatcttttcccttttttgtgcCTTAGCCCACATGTTAAGTACCTTATTCCATTTTCACGACCCTCTATATTTTCATGCTCTGGGATTAGATTGGGAGGGAAtaagattagagagagagagagagagagagaagatggaaGAACATGTGGAGATGGTTGGTAGGGCATTCGTGGATCATTATTATCACCTCTTTGACAAAGATAGAGCTGCTCTGTCTTCTCTATACCAGCAAACTTCCATGCTGACCTTTGAGGGACAGAAGATTGTAGGGGTTGAGGAGATATCTTCTAAGCTTAATCAGTTGCCATTTGATCAATGCCAACATGAGGTCAGTACCATCGATTCACAGCCCTCGTCATGCACCGGCGGCATCATGGTCTTCGTCAGTGGCAGCCTCCAGTTGCCTGGAGAGGAGCACCATCTCAGATTTAGCCAGGTCCCTCTTTTTTCCCCCAATCAATATCAGtaacatacacacacacacacacacacactttggagataaaaaactcaatttagatCTTTTGTATTTGATACTCGAAATTCGGATAAGACATTCAAGAATTTTAATCCATGCCTGCTGACATGAAATAGAAATTGACACAAACTTTGAAATCCTATGATGCTGCAGATGTTCCACTTGATTCCCACCCCACAGGGAAGCTTCTATGTGCAGAATGACATATTCCGCCTCAATTATGGCTAATCTGTTGTCATTCAACCATTGATGTATCAGTATGTGGCAAATCTGCCTCATCACTGTTAATTGTATTGATCGAGGGAACAAATACAGTTCATCATTCTGTGTTTTGTTTAATCTTCAGAGGTCTCTGTATCATTGTTATCTGGACTCTTCCTTGCACTGATAAATCTATTGACAAGTACTCTCGCACAAGTGGTATCAACGCCTACGTGTATTTCGACATAGTTTAGATTCCTTTGCAACATATGACAGCCTACATATTGCATGCCACCTTTCCAATTGACTCCATAAAAGGGCTTAAAACAGCACCTGTGGACAGCAACCAGACATTGATATTTctatagaaaatttatatttataggtcAGAAAGAAAGTCACATCTTCTACACTGCTGATATGtttattaaaacaatttaaaatttaaactaataaatttttcttgtaaataaatatagCGAATTAGTAGTGTGGAAAGTATATCTTCCATATCAactacgaaaaaaaaaattcttaaaactaAATATAAACACGATATATTTTCTAAGTGCATATTTAGagttcgtttggatagtgaaatgagaagatatgagattaaatagttttagatgagttaaataaaatattgttagaatattattttgtaaaattattattgttttgaaatttgaaaaagttgaattgtttactatattttgtatgaaaatttagaaaagttgtaatgatgagatgagatatttctgaatccaaatgaGCACTAAATCTTTGAGTTGCTAAATAAAAGCATTCTTTATGTAGTgaaaaatctaatataaaatcgattataaatataaaagattaatttaaaaGGTTAAATCAATTCATAAGTACAcagaaaatggaagagaaaagaCGTCCATGAGTAAATAGACACTTCAATAGAATTCACAATCACACGAATTATCATAGCATGAAAGCCCACGAGTGGACAGGCAAACATGGCAACAGCCCAAGGTCGAGCTGACCCAAACCATTCCACGTACTTAGGTGGTAAtttagatagtaagttgagataagataaattgagaaaaaaattaaaaattaaataaaatattattaaaatattattttttaatattattattatttaaaaatttaaaaaaattaaattatttattatattttatataaaaatttaaaaaa
Encoded proteins:
- the LOC121268200 gene encoding nuclear transport factor 2B-like — its product is MLSTLFHFHDPLYFHALGLDWEGIRLEREREREKMEEHVEMVGRAFVDHYYHLFDKDRAALSSLYQQTSMLTFEGQKIVGVEEISSKLNQLPFDQCQHEVSTIDSQPSSCTGGIMVFVSGSLQLPGEEHHLRFSQMFHLIPTPQGSFYVQNDIFRLNYG